In the genome of Primulina huaijiensis isolate GDHJ02 unplaced genomic scaffold, ASM1229523v2 scaffold207798, whole genome shotgun sequence, the window GGGAACTAATGGATTAAGCGGTTTCGTGCCGCCAGATATATTCAACATTTCCACGTTGATATTGATTTCACTGACTGGAAATTACCTTTCAGGAAAACTTCCATCAAATATTGGTAATCTTCTTCCAAATCTTGAAGAACTTTACCTTGGTGCGAACAACTTTGATGGAGTTTTCCCGAATTCTATCTCAAACTGTTCTGAGCTGACAACTATAGACCTTTCTGAGAATAAATTCACCGGTCCAATCCCAGATTCTCTCGGGAATCTAAGATCCCTACAACTCCTAAACTTGGAGACGAACAACTTTACAAGTGAATCTATGTCTCCTGAATTGAGCTTTCTCAACTCCTTGACGAATTGCAGGCAGTTAACCGAATTGGCTATCAGTTACAATCCACTAAATGCCATTCTTCCTTCATCTGTGGGGAATCTATCTTCTTCCCTGCACACTGTTTATGCTTCTGATTGCAAAATTACGGGCTACATTCCGAACGAAATTGGTAACTTGAGTGGATTGGCATCATTGTATCTTTATGGAAATGAGTTGAGTGGATTTATTCCAGAAACACTAGATGGTTTATGGGACCTTCAGCGATTATCTCTTGGTAGCAATCGAATAAGAGGATACATTCCAAGTGGCTTATGCAAATTAAAGAACCTGGGAGCATTGTACTTGAGCCAAAATTTACTTATAGGCTCAATTCCAGAATGCTTGGGAAATGTCTCTTCTCTAAGGGACATAGACCTCAGTTTCAATAACTTAACTTCGGATATACCTGCTAGCATATGGAACTTGCAAAATCTTCTCACACTTGACATTTCCTCAAATTCCTTCACTGGTTCTCTCTCTCCTCTAATAGGAAATCTGAAAGTGGCAACGTCAGTTAACGTGTCAATGAACCAACTGTCAGACGATATTCCCGCTACACTGGGAGATTTGCAAAGCCTAATAGATCTTTCTCTGGCTCATAATAGATTTCGAGGATCCATTCCTGAGTCGATAGGTAACATGTTAAGTTTGGTTTCCCTAGACATTTCCTACAATAACATCTCTGGTGCAATTCCAAAGTCTTTAGAAGCACTAAAGCATCTTGTGTACTTCAATGTTTCTTTCAATCAATTATCAGGAGAGATTCCTACTGATGGTCCTTTTCATAACTTTACTAGTGAATCTTTTATGTCCAACGTTGGATTATGTGGTCCACCGATGTCATCCTGTCGAGAATCAAAGCACAAATCTAAAGTAAAACAAGTACTTCGAGTAGTATTCATTCTCCTAGGAATTGCAGTATTAGTGTCAGCCGTCACCTTCACCTTGATACTGATTAAAAACAGGAGAAAACCCAGGCCTCCAACTGTATCAGATATATCATCTGTTGAAAGACCTCCAAAAATTTCCTATCACGATCTTTTACAGGCAACAAATGGATATAGTGACGAAAATTTTCTCGGTAAGGGAAGTTTCGGTTCTGTTTATAAAGGTGTTATGAGAGACGGGACAATTTTGGCCATAAAGGTATTTAACATGGAATTAGAAGGTGTGTTGAAGACCTTTGATGTTGAATGTGAAGTACTTCGCAATCTTCGCCATAGAAATCTCACGAAGGTAATCAGCAGTTGCTCCAACCAGGATTTCAGGGCCTTAGTGCTCGAATACATGCCCAATGGGAGTCTGGAAAAGTGGCTGCATTCTGATGGATATTTCTTGAATATAATTCAAAGATTGAGCATAATGATCGACGTGGCTAGTGCCTTGGAATATCTTCACCATGGTTACTCCACACCTGTGGTTCACTGCGACTTGAAGCCTAGCAACGTCCTTATAGATGAAAACATGGTTGCCCATGTTAGTGATTTTGGTATTGCAAAATTTTTGGGCGAAGATGGGAGCATAACACACACCAGGACCATGGCTACACTGGGTTACATGGCTCCAGGCAATACTCAACCTTGAATTTTTCTTCTCACTTTCCGCTCATATTTTGCTAATAATTTGTTTGAAATTGTCATTTTCAGAGTATGGGTTGGAAGGTAT includes:
- the LOC140966722 gene encoding uncharacterized protein, translated to MCLQLPSLQGVYLSFNEIHGQIPSTISACSQLQTLSLSNNNFIGTIPPEIVNLEMLDVLYLGFNKFTGPIPSEIGKLRNLQFFAVENNLLSGSIPSSLFNITSLLRLSLAQNKLEGILIEEFGNLTTLMELYLGHNHFTGVIPQRFSELKELAALDLGTNGLSGFVPPDIFNISTLILISLTGNYLSGKLPSNIGNLLPNLEELYLGANNFDGVFPNSISNCSELTTIDLSENKFTGPIPDSLGNLRSLQLLNLETNNFTSESMSPELSFLNSLTNCRQLTELAISYNPLNAILPSSVGNLSSSLHTVYASDCKITGYIPNEIGNLSGLASLYLYGNELSGFIPETLDGLWDLQRLSLGSNRIRGYIPSGLCKLKNLGALYLSQNLLIGSIPECLGNVSSLRDIDLSFNNLTSDIPASIWNLQNLLTLDISSNSFTGSLSPLIGNLKVATSVNVSMNQLSDDIPATLGDLQSLIDLSLAHNRFRGSIPESIGNMLSLVSLDISYNNISGAIPKSLEALKHLVYFNVSFNQLSGEIPTDGPFHNFTSESFMSNVGLCGPPMSSCRESKHKSKVKQVLRVVFILLGIAVLVSAVTFTLILIKNRRKPRPPTVSDISSVERPPKISYHDLLQATNGYSDENFLGKGSFGSVYKGVMRDGTILAIKVFNMELEGVLKTFDVECEVLRNLRHRNLTKVISSCSNQDFRALVLEYMPNGSLEKWLHSDGYFLNIIQRLSIMIDVASALEYLHHGYSTPVVHCDLKPSNVLIDENMVAHVSDFGIAKFLGEDGSITHTRTMATLGYMAPEYGLEGMVSTRCDVYSYGVMLLETFTRKRPSDEKFDGDLNLKKWVKNSQSNALSHVIDVDLTRPKEENFNKKLRCLNSVLELALNCMAESPGERMNMKDVLAELKKIKLQLMSD